A stretch of DNA from Cannabis sativa cultivar Pink pepper isolate KNU-18-1 chromosome X, ASM2916894v1, whole genome shotgun sequence:
CCTAAATAGGAAATGGTTCAAAATGTATTAAAATAAGTAATGTACGAATAAATATGTTCGAAATTATAGTttacatttgaaaaaaaatcttattatctcattaaattcaaatattgagtaaacataattgcACCGTACTGTATTTTCGATTTAAGGTACTCTGCACGTATATTGATGTACGTTATTTTCAAACTTGAACTTATTGAGATATGGGAGATCCAGCTTCTGACGTACATTGAAATACGTTCCAAacatattttcatataatttatttctgtGACTGTTGAAAATTGATTTTAGGGTTGGAAAGACATACGTAGAAATACGTTATTAGAATAAAGAAATCTTTTATATATGCTAATTAATTTGTAGTAACCACATTACAATTTCTCACTTCTTGATTACAATAAAGTATTCAACATtacaattttcaaataataaaagtgaacaaCCAACTAATGGATTAACATTTGGATTAACCCAACAAAAtggattaatttttcttttgttaataaaaactcctacagtacatatgatgtgacatatatatttaaaactcaCCCAAGTAcggttttataataaaataataattttacctaaaaatGTAAAAACGCTGACATTTGCCTCCCGCGTATCATTTTGTTCCAGAGTATGGCGCACCGTTGTGTCAAATATGATAGATAACACTCATCCCTCGGTGGCCTTATTGGAGGTTTAGGTTCGGTTGGATGGCATATTTGGGTGCCCGTATTGGAAGTTGTTCGGGCCACCCTACTCCACCCATCCGAAACCTTCGTCAACGTTTCCTGAATATACATATACCAcatacataaaatttttaagaaacaattcgtaataatataatttttaaaaaaatagacgtAAATAGTTGAGTTATTACCGAAATTTCTAATGAGATGATTGATTGAATTGCTAAAATTCCCTTGATGCACCTACAACACACGGTTGTAGTGCATACCAATCCTTTTGTTTACACATCTTCACTTCGgtgcaacaacaatacataatttactttttttttttatatatattatcccTATACATACGTCTACAGATAGGGAGTGAGTTTTCTAGGAAagaaaacaatactaaattgaGAGGTGAATGAGTAAGGAGAGGTAGAGGggtatatatatagtacttgtggatgtgattgttgagtgtagtcttgtcaaatattacaaaataataattaatataacccTAGGTACGGCTAAAGGTGGTATAACCCCAAGACAAATTTGATTTTGTCAATCCCTTGAAAAACGTAATTTGAACAAACCCAACCCCCTATTAACTTTTCCTTGGAAGACgtaattccaaccaacgaaATTATCGATTTTGTTGTGGTTTGGTTGATTGTGGTTAgaaaaaatttctcttttattattattattattattaaaaaactgAAATAATGAGCTATTCACATATTCtcactttaataattttaaaatatattaattcagTGCTTGtacgttttcttttttttttttgccaattacttttttatttattatttgtatatgacTCATAACATatatagtaaaaatatattttttttaataataataataaacttgtcaaacattctctttttttttttaattttttttttaaaatattttagtctttttcttttttttttttatattttgttaataaataaagaatatttaaatttaaataaaatttaatgtatgaAAACAAgttactacttttaaattttttatatttaaaattagaaaattaaataaaaaataaacttatttttataaaactattttaataaGTTACATTTAAAACATTATATGagttacatttaaaaaaaaaaagtaacttcagggtatcttaaataatataataacataatatagcttaaaaatataaaaaagtaacaaaaaattacttttaatattattcttcattttatgtttctcacatattaaaatgagtACATACTGTTACGAATACAATAGTAGTTTGAGAGAACAAGTGAGTGTAGTAATAAAGTCTGGAGAATAGTGACTCTGGTACGCTTCATGATGAAATGAGTACATACTGTGCCacaacgggcccgtaaacaccgcaagtcacattgtgggTCGTACGAAtgattgagtgtcactcagtacaacccgaggtcgaactggattcggtgagttcgttgggagagtagtgattccggtaccccaaagcgaacttgagtacatattgtgtgtcaccgggcccgtaaacaccgcaagtcacattgtgagtcgtacgaatggttgagtgtcactcagtacaaccccaggtcgaactggattctgtgagttcgttgggagcgtagtgattccggtaccccaaagcgaactggactacatactgtgccacaacgggcccgtaaacaccgcaagtcacattgtgagtagtacgaatggttgagtgtcactcagtacaacccgaggtcgaactggattcggttagttcgttgggagagtagtgattccggtaccccaaagcgaactggacTACATACTCTGCCacaacgggcccgtaaacaccgcaagtcacattgtgagtcgtacgaatggttgagtgtcactcagtacaacccgaggtcgaactggaATCGGTGAGtttgttgggagagtagtgatttcggtaccccaaagcgaacttgagtacatattgtgtgtcaccgggcccgtaaacaccgcaagtcacattgtgagtagtacgaatggttgagtgtcactcagtacaaccccaggtcggactggattcggtgagttcgttgggagcgtagtgattccggtaccccaaagcgaactggactacatactgtgccacaacgggcccgtaaacaccgcaagtcacattgtgagtagtacgaatggttgagtgtcactcagtacaaccccaggtcgaactggattcggtgagttcgttgggagagtagtgattccggtaccccaaagcgaactggactacatactgtgccacaacgggcccgtaaacaccgcaagtcacattgtgagtcgtacgaatggttgagtgtcactcagtacaacccgaggtcgaactggaATCGGTGAGtttgttgggagagtagtgattccggtaccccaaagcgaacttgagtacatattgtgtgtcaccaggcccgtaaacaccgcaagtcacattgtgagtagtacgaatggttgagtgtcactcagtacaacccgaggtcgaactggattcggttagttcgttgggagagtagtgattccggtaccccaaagcgaactggactacatactgtgccacaacgggcccgtaaacaccgcaagtcacattgtgagtcgtacgaatggttgagtgtcactcagtacaacccgaggtcgaactggattcggttagttcgttgggagagtagtgattccggtaccccaaagcaaACTGGACTACATACTGTGCCacaacgggcccgtaaacaccgcaagtcacattgtgagtcgtacgaatggttgagtgtcactcagtacaacccgaggtcgaactggaatcggtgagttcgttgggagagtagtgattccggtaccccaaagctaacttgagtacatattgtgtgtcaccgggcccgtaaacaccgcaagtcacattgtgagtagtacgaatggttgagtgtcactcagtacaaccccgaGTCGAAccggattcggttagttcgttgggagagtagtgattccagtaccccaaagcgaactggactacatactgtgccacaacgggcccgtaaacaccgcaagtcacattgtgagtcgtacgaatggttgagtgtcactcagtacaacccgaggtGGAACTGGAATCGGTGAGtttgttgggagagtagtgattccggtaccccaaagcgaacttgagtacatattttgtgtcaccgggcccgtaaacaccgcaagtcacattgtgagtagtacgaatggttgagtgtcactcagtacaaccccaagtcgaactggattcggttagttcgttgggagagtagtgattccggtaccccaaagcgaactggactacatactgtgccacaacgggcccgtaaacaccgcaagtcacattgtgagtcgtacgaatggttgagtgtcactcagtacaacccgaggtcgaactggattcggtgagttcgttgggagagtagtgattccggtaccccaacacttgaccccgtataaatgatatttcagcttatgttcgTTTGGAGAGTATGGACTCCGGTATGGTCAACattcataataattaacataCATGTTGTCATATGattaaaagaaataaacatACAAATTGCAAACTCAATTAATACAGAAAAAGTATTGCATAGTctgtttattaattttggccACCATGTGTATTTGgacataacataaaatataagaAAGTTCATACAATTCCATTAAACCAAACTAAACCGGCTGTATATGTGGTTTATTCACGTGGGGAGAAATATTTATGTGTTGTACTTTTAACTGTTCATAGAgttaacataaaatattattttaatttgattggaCTGCTTGTGATTGATTGACACTACTTTTTTGTATATAAGTATAGTGCACCAAAGACTTTGAAGCAAATATTTGAGAGGCAGCACGAAATATGCTCCCCAATTTTAATATACTTTCTAACGTTTTCAAAGAAATTCGGTTTCCCCCCTAAATTTATTTTCACGACCTATTTCCACCATAAGGTCGACGGAAACACTCCTTTTCAAGCCTCACTAACACCCTAAtttggtttgttaaaaaaaaaacatggtgGCAGGTTCTGGAGAGGACCCCTACGGGTTCGAGAGGGATTTCCCTTCATGGAAAAATTCACTTGGGGGACACCCCCATTGCTACTGTGGTGATCTAGCTTATGTTTGGACTTCTAGCAGTAGAGCAAATCCGGGTCGTCGCTTCTTTGGATGTCCGCACTATGTAAGACTTCGAACgccttaataatattttaaactaggCTTTGTAAATATGGTGAtgtacttattttaaattcaggAGAACAACGAAAGTCGAGGATGTGATTACTTTTGTTGGATCGATCAAGCTCATCCTAAAAAACCGTACACTACTCTCGGTTTGCGAAACCAAGTAAGGAGTTTGGAGAAAGAAAAGATGCACCATGAaaacattattaaaaaattatatttcattatatttatttGCCTCTTCATCATTTGCCAACTTTTATTTCGTTAGAGATATTGTATGTGGTAtgatgtttattttatgttttttaaggACGTAATTCAAAGGAAAGGTAGGCATTTAAGTTGGTTctattaaaaatttcttaattactaTTTCGTCATTGATTGTGAATGTCAATATGTGCGTAGTACAGTAATTAATCTAGTGTGAAATACTAGGATTTAAAGATAAATAtcggtaattttcacaatataaTCCAAAAAGTGTCATAATAACTTAGTCAATATTGTTGTGTTTcactaatttgcattttaaaaatacttcaactttttttttcaaagtttaatgtttaatagaTTGCTACCATTTTCAAACGTTGATGTTCAATACAttgcatttttgaaaaacagtaacctttatttattttggtagcTTTTAATTGCACTATTTAGAAATGGTGATATTGTGTGAACGCCAGAGTTATTATGTCTCATTACTGTACAGTACTTTAACTATGTGTTTAATGTTGAATAGATTGGTACcattgtttataattttgaatatGTTGGAGGTATCCATATAATTGTTGTAAAGGTTGATGTTCTATACACTGCATTTTtggaaaacagttttttttttttatagcctttaattacattatttagaAGTGGTAAAATTGTTACAAAGGAAATTGTGTGACAGAGTTATTATTTCTCATAATTGTACTGTACTTACTCTTTTTGATCCAAATTTATGTCCAAGGCCAGAATTAATGCCTTCGTTGTTGAGTGtaggtatttttattattttggacaTAATTGGAGTAAAATTGGTCAAtttcattttgaaaataatGTACTTCACTATCCAAAACCTAATAGTACTGGAAAAATATAACAACAGtaataatattcacaataaTAATGGGAAAGTACATAAGtataagtatttttattattttggctaTGGACATCATTGGACTAAAACAGATAGTGCGAAAAAGAAtgtaaaattggttagtttcatTTTCAGAATAATGTACTTCACATATTGTTATGGTAGAAAAAAATCCAAAACCTAATAGTAATGGCAAAGTATAACAACCGAAATAATattcacaataatagtaataatgaccatacaataataataatcagtTCCACCAAATTCTAAAAACTACCACAAGTCTTACCCTatagtaaattataaaatcaccaacattagtgcaattccaaatcaccTAACAGTAGTATGATGCAAGTATATAACATGACTGACTAAATATAATTTACGACCTAAAACCTAACTTTTGTAACCATTGTACTGaacatagtaaatatataaataaagtaacTTTTGTAATCATTGTAATATACTACTTGTTACTTATGGCCAGCCTTTTAGAATGACGTGTTTTCGGGGACTTGCTCTTGCCAGTCCACATGTTTTCGGACCTGGCCTTCGCTGTGCTGAATCGGGGGTCTCGAGGAGACCTTGATGGACTACGTAATGGTATAGTTGTAGATGTTGATGGAAGAACTTTGGTTTTGCTCAATCCAAATTGCTTCTTAACTCCCTCCATCACAGCATGTTTAGCCTTGTTACTCTCGTGGGTGACAATTTTCCCAACACAATCCAGTCTGGCTTCAATAGGATCAAACTGCAGTGTACATTAGGAAACCAATTCAGTAATACACATGACAACCAAATCCATAGAAACAAATCCATCAAAAAATAGATTGACAACTCAATTTTCACAATATAAACAGTTAGTTAACTGGATGAAAACTTAAACTAAAGAAATCAACATTACATTACCTCTTCCAATATTTCATTTTCCTCGAACAGTGATTCCATGTACTTCATTACAAACATTCCACAATCGTGGCCATTTTGTTGTTGTGGGTAGTCCTTGCTTGAAGAAATAATGACAAACTCGCTGAAATTCAGGTCTCCTGGCTTGACAGGGGCAAACAATTGGTCCAAAGTCTGGAGctgcaaaaaaattaaaacaatcacAGTTGAGATTAGTGCAATTACACTAATAAAACGGCAAACCGTGTACACACGTGCATACCATCTCTACGCAGGTGCTCCGACGTGACCTCTTATGCATTGCAGAAGACAACGAGTCCCTAATTTCCACTGTTGTATTAACCATGCTCACATTCGCCGCAAACCAGTGCGGAGCACTCTCGGTATCCAGTAGGGGTACCACCATCTGCGACAAAGTAAAACAAACAACGTCATCGGAAAATTGAACTACACACATTTGATTCAACACAAAAGTTTCAAGAAAATGCAAATTACAGTGTGACATAAACTCAAATCTGCATCGTAATAAAGAGTGGACCACTCTTGCTGCTTCGCCATCCTCTCCACAGTCATCGTTCTTCCAAGTAACTTGCTCTGCACAATAAGCACACATAATagattacattttaaataaaaacatagaTTTAACAGAGTTTACAGCACAAATACAAAAGATTCATGTCCacttttaaatatcaaatttcatACCGAAATTCTGGTGGGCATAAACCAAGTTCTCTTACTTCCAATGCCGTTGCGCTTCTTCTCTCGAAAATTCATGATTTGAGCAAAGCAATCAATGACCTGACATTTACACAAACAATATCCGTTATGTTGTCATTCATACAATTTGTAAATggcattaactaaaataatgaacTACAAATTTCAAAGCACCCAAATGCCAACTTCTACGTACACTGTTTGATATATCGGTCTCCGGTTTCATGCATTTGAAATACATCCGCTCGACCTCAACCTTCCCAAAATGGGCTAACACTTCACTGAAATACCAAACAAATAATCAACAACGAAACGAATGTACTAATATCAACTACGTACACAGTAATCATGACACATGAGATTACCTCGGATCATTGGCGCTAGAGAAAATGTAACGGAACAACTCGTACTGTTGATTTGAGTAACCCTTCTTCACAGTGAACGGACCAATCACCTTCCCTCCAGATTCTTTGAATCTTTCGAACGCaaagatcatcaaaatcatcCTTCACTGTCTGCTCAACTTCCTCTTTTACAATAGCGGGGAGATCTTCTCCCCAAAAGTTCATAACCTCAAACGAATCATCAGA
This window harbors:
- the LOC115715830 gene encoding uncharacterized protein LOC115715830; the protein is MILMIFAFERFKESGGKVIGPFTVKKGYSNQQYELFRYIFSSANDPSEVLAHFGKVEVERMYFKCMKPETDISNSVIDCFAQIMNFREKKRNGIGSKRTWFMPTRISSKLLGRTMTVERMAKQQEWSTLYYDADLSLCHTMVVPLLDTESAPHWFAANVSMVNTTVEIRDSLSSAMHKRSRRSTCVEMLQTLDQLFAPVKPGDLNFSEFVIISSSKDYPQQQNGHDCGMFVMKYMESLFEENEILEEFDPIEARLDCVGKIVTHESNKAKHAVMEGVKKQFGLSKTKVLPSTSTTIPLRSPSRSPRDPRFSTAKARSENMWTGKSKSPKTRHSKRLAISNK